A genomic segment from Methanomicrobium sp. W14 encodes:
- a CDS encoding winged helix-turn-helix domain-containing protein: MDKKSIVLNKDIFEILSCDTRIDILKSLNSRRKTNSEISKELSLRSSTIHRHLEKLEETGLIKSIDSENKWVYYELTPAGDALINPNKNNNFIIYLSSLLTYITTIAALYTYYTIPRLNSKSLFPLLIEDPFCVLFAVCISAIILQTIIILVFYFKNRTLI; the protein is encoded by the coding sequence ATGGATAAAAAAAGTATTGTTCTCAATAAGGATATCTTTGAAATTTTATCTTGCGATACAAGAATAGACATACTCAAATCACTTAATTCAAGAAGAAAAACAAATTCAGAAATTTCAAAAGAACTTTCTTTAAGATCATCAACAATTCATCGACATCTTGAGAAACTGGAAGAAACCGGGTTAATAAAATCAATAGACTCAGAAAATAAATGGGTATATTATGAACTTACTCCCGCAGGAGACGCATTGATTAATCCTAACAAAAACAATAATTTTATAATTTATCTATCTTCCCTGCTTACATACATAACAACTATAGCTGCATTATATACATATTATACAATTCCAAGACTCAATTCCAAATCTTTATTTCCTCTTTTAATAGAAGACCCCTTCTGTGTTTTATTTGCAGTATGCATTTCTGCGATAATTTTACAGACAATAATAATACTTGTTTTTTATTTTAAAAACAGGACCCTGATTTAA
- a CDS encoding radical SAM protein: MDNYEYWVACSSPPVLQIEPTTHCNMNCPFCLRNKFIPGEGGSISPEIFKKAVSYNGFRYPSLHWWGEPLMNPNLFEMIKYGAKKGLSVNFTTNATLIHEIAGDLLSSDLDIVAFSIPDLSLFFQKIYNNIEYFHKCREKRGLTHPKTYMNVAMMGCNFDTVEETLSVSRRLGVDAVNFERSYLWRPEFSGKEDEVFRRADDFAAKTGLKIYLPVCHTLPCRLFNTTLFVRYNGDVTPCCYRPDKVLRNIASDSMDDIMSRRGTFRENMEKDPVCMACGI, encoded by the coding sequence GTGGATAATTATGAGTATTGGGTTGCATGTTCTTCCCCGCCTGTCCTTCAGATAGAACCGACTACACATTGTAATATGAACTGTCCCTTTTGCCTGAGAAATAAGTTCATTCCCGGAGAAGGGGGTAGTATATCACCGGAAATTTTTAAAAAAGCTGTATCTTATAACGGGTTCAGGTATCCCTCCCTGCACTGGTGGGGTGAACCTCTTATGAACCCTAATCTTTTTGAGATGATAAAATACGGCGCAAAAAAGGGGCTTTCCGTAAATTTTACTACCAATGCAACACTTATTCACGAAATTGCTGGAGATTTGCTCTCCTCTGACCTAGATATTGTTGCTTTTAGCATTCCTGATCTCTCTCTGTTCTTTCAAAAAATTTACAACAATATCGAATATTTTCATAAATGCAGAGAAAAAAGAGGATTAACACATCCCAAAACGTACATGAACGTTGCTATGATGGGCTGTAATTTTGATACAGTCGAAGAAACATTGTCAGTATCACGCCGTCTTGGTGTTGACGCAGTAAATTTTGAAAGGTCTTATCTCTGGAGACCTGAATTCTCAGGAAAAGAGGATGAAGTTTTCAGGCGGGCAGATGATTTTGCAGCTAAAACCGGATTAAAGATTTATCTCCCGGTTTGCCATACGCTGCCGTGCCGTCTTTTCAATACTACGCTTTTTGTAAGATACAACGGCGATGTGACCCCGTGCTGTTACAGGCCGGATAAAGTCCTTAGAAATATAGCCTCAGACAGCATGGACGATATAATGAGCAGAAGAGGCACTTTCCGGGAAAATATGGAAAAAGACCCCGTATGTATGGCATGCGGGATTTAA
- a CDS encoding hydrophobe/amphiphile efflux-3 (HAE3) family transporter — MSLGISSLYGGISHLINKNPRLVIGIMTVLLIAAIFTMSGLKFQSTSDQYLDKSSPEGLRYDQYNTQFVSDTFILLVQTSDTTNYELMQDLLVLEGEIKRLDYVSETVSIGDVLKEANGGILPQNQVDIDYILSKIPDSEKNLLVPDSQTSLLYVKIKQGISTDTSVLILPKLEALAGEATLPPGISIEITGNTPYNDELQEDMVLSGITLVGGAFILMTIVLFILFSNMRHWYLPLILLAFGLLYTFAVMSLFGVEINNGAIASFPILLGLGIDYAVQFHARFDEERRYGKSIAESSESTLKNTGPAVLLAMLATTMGFIAMFITPVPMIKTFAVVSIIGVGCCYLTSLFGFPALAAILKYKPKENEQSKAVVLMNRYSTFLEGIVKKVSSAAIPVIVISIVIAYAGIHVDPSIPIDTDTKSMAPPDLPAQLTLDKVEDVAGSVTPFPLYLRGDDLRSLDAVSWIDKFGSYAASTHDEITGFDSVATLVREYNGGKMPLDQATLDTVLSKIPEDSLSEYLDGSTEAVISFTTTILTLNEQNTLKQEVADDATWSEIPAHMEVYPTGDFDLYTNLMDQIADSKDKMTMLGFILIFFFLALAYRKKEALTPIVPIVCIVGWNAVAMVAIGLHYNPISACLGSMTIGVASEYTILVMERYIEERNSCDRNIDAITKAVQKIGSAVTVSGLVTASGFSALMLSVFPIVSSFGLSTVIAVVFSLIGAIVIMPAVLTLVGSAEKFYGSKKGKTA, encoded by the coding sequence ATAAGTCTTGGTATAAGTTCCCTTTACGGGGGTATTTCACACCTGATAAACAAAAACCCGCGTCTTGTCATAGGTATAATGACTGTTCTTTTAATTGCCGCAATATTTACGATGTCAGGCCTTAAGTTTCAGTCTACATCCGACCAGTACCTTGACAAGAGTTCTCCCGAGGGTCTGAGATACGACCAGTACAATACCCAGTTCGTCTCCGATACTTTTATTCTTCTTGTCCAGACGTCGGATACGACAAACTACGAACTTATGCAGGACCTTCTTGTTCTCGAGGGCGAGATAAAAAGGCTTGACTACGTTTCAGAGACTGTCTCTATAGGGGATGTGCTAAAGGAAGCTAACGGGGGAATTCTGCCGCAGAACCAGGTTGATATAGACTATATACTCTCTAAAATTCCGGATTCAGAGAAGAATCTTCTGGTCCCTGACAGCCAGACGTCCCTTTTGTATGTCAAAATAAAGCAGGGAATTTCAACCGATACGTCGGTTTTGATTCTTCCAAAGCTTGAGGCTCTTGCAGGGGAGGCCACTCTTCCGCCGGGTATCTCTATAGAAATTACGGGAAATACTCCATACAACGACGAACTTCAGGAGGATATGGTGCTGTCAGGAATCACTCTCGTAGGCGGAGCCTTCATACTGATGACAATCGTCCTCTTTATCCTGTTCTCCAATATGCGTCACTGGTATCTCCCGCTCATCCTTTTAGCCTTCGGGCTTTTGTACACGTTTGCGGTCATGAGCCTGTTCGGTGTGGAGATAAACAACGGTGCAATAGCGTCTTTTCCTATTCTTCTGGGGCTTGGTATAGATTATGCGGTCCAGTTCCATGCCCGTTTTGACGAGGAGAGGAGGTATGGAAAATCGATTGCCGAGTCGTCAGAGAGCACACTTAAAAACACCGGTCCTGCTGTTCTTCTTGCAATGCTTGCGACAACCATGGGCTTTATTGCAATGTTTATAACGCCTGTTCCGATGATAAAGACTTTTGCTGTAGTATCAATAATCGGTGTTGGCTGCTGTTATCTTACGTCCCTCTTCGGTTTTCCCGCCCTTGCAGCCATATTAAAGTACAAACCAAAAGAGAACGAACAGTCAAAGGCTGTCGTCCTGATGAACAGGTACAGCACTTTTCTTGAGGGGATTGTCAAAAAGGTCTCCTCTGCTGCGATTCCTGTTATAGTTATCTCGATCGTGATAGCATACGCAGGGATACACGTGGACCCTTCGATTCCGATAGACACGGACACAAAATCCATGGCCCCTCCCGACCTTCCGGCCCAGCTTACCCTGGACAAGGTCGAGGATGTGGCAGGTTCGGTTACGCCTTTTCCGCTTTACCTGAGAGGAGACGACCTGAGGTCGCTTGATGCCGTTTCGTGGATAGATAAGTTCGGCAGTTATGCCGCATCAACGCACGACGAAATAACAGGCTTTGACAGCGTTGCAACTCTTGTACGGGAGTACAACGGCGGGAAGATGCCTCTTGACCAGGCGACTCTGGACACTGTCCTTTCAAAAATCCCGGAGGACTCACTCAGCGAGTATCTAGACGGCTCAACTGAGGCTGTAATTTCTTTTACAACGACAATTCTTACGCTGAATGAGCAGAACACACTCAAGCAGGAGGTAGCAGACGATGCTACGTGGTCAGAAATCCCCGCCCACATGGAGGTTTACCCGACAGGCGACTTCGACCTTTACACAAACCTTATGGACCAGATTGCAGACAGCAAGGACAAAATGACTATGCTTGGGTTTATCCTGATATTCTTTTTCCTTGCACTGGCATACAGGAAGAAGGAGGCTTTAACCCCGATTGTCCCGATTGTGTGCATAGTGGGGTGGAACGCTGTTGCAATGGTCGCAATCGGCCTTCATTACAACCCGATAAGTGCATGTCTCGGTTCGATGACAATCGGTGTTGCTTCAGAATACACGATTCTTGTGATGGAAAGATATATTGAAGAGAGGAACAGCTGCGACAGGAATATCGACGCCATTACAAAGGCTGTCCAGAAGATAGGGTCTGCGGTTACGGTATCGGGCCTTGTTACCGCAAGCGGTTTTTCGGCACTTATGCTTTCTGTGTTCCCGATTGTTTCCAGTTTCGGCCTTTCAACGGTAATCGCGGTAGTGTTCTCTCTAATCGGTGCAATTGTCATTATGCCTGCTGTTCTGACCCTTGTCGGTTCGGCAGAAAAATTTTACGGCAGTAAAAAAGGAAAAACCGCCTGA